Sequence from the Ereboglobus luteus genome:
TCGGTGTTGCGTCGCGGTAGATTTCAACCCCGTCGAGCGTGATGCTCACCGGATAACTGCGCTGGCGCCAACCGGTGAGCCGCAATATGATTTCTTCCAGCTTCGCGGGACGCTCAAGCGTGTATTCAATCCACGCGCCGGCGAGATCGTTCGCGCTTGTCCACGCCGTCGTCTCGTCATCGTCGTAACTCTTGGCGGCATCGGCGGCATTTGAGCCGGCGCGCACGGAAACCACCTCGACCGGTGTGCGCGAGATTTTATACGACGGGCCCGCTGGTGTCGGGCCGCGATCCGGGAGGGCGATTTCCGGCACGGGCGGCAAGGCGGCGAGGCCGTTGTGCGACGGATACTCGACCGAGTGGAGCGTGAGCGCGGCGGAGCGCAACGAACCCGAACGGGCGCGAAGCGTGATCGCGCCGGGCTGGCGCGTGGTGCGAATCAAGACGCGATTCACCCCGCATTCGACCGGCAGTGTTTTCGAAAGAATATAGTTGTCGGCGCGCCCGTGCCCGATGCCGCCGCGCCATTCGGCGGGCCCGTCGAGTTCAAACTCGACCAAGTCGAGCGCGGTCGGGCAGCGGCGGCCATCGGCATCGACTACCTCGAACTCGACCAGCGCGAGGTCGTGCCCGTCCGCGTGGTAGTTTGCCTTGCCGATATTTTTCAGGCGCAAGGCGGTCGGCTCGCCGGATGTTTGGATGACGGCCTCGGTGACTTTTTTCCCGGCGGTGTCATAACCGGCAGCACGGAGTTCACCGGGCTGCCAGGCAATGTTTTCAAATGTATAAAGAAACCGGTGCGACTGCGCGCCGCGTCCGAGCGATTTTCCATTGAGAAACAACTCAACCGCGTCGGCGCTCGATACAACGTATATGTTTTTCACGGTGCCGGGGGCGTAGTTCCAGTGGCCGATGATGTGCGCGGCGGGGCGCTCGATATCGACCCACGCGTCCCACATGACTTTGTGCGCGTGGAAGCCGTCCTTGGGAATGCGCATGGCGTCAACCTCGCCGCTGCGACGGTAATTTTCTGAGCCGCGATGATGCGTGTTGGAATCGGAAAATATAATATTGGTGCCGCCGCTGTTCACGCGACGCCCGGTGCCGGGACGCTCGCGCCAATAATCATACCAGCGCACTATGTTTTCAATGGCATGGGAGTCCTGGTTGCGATTGTAGACGGCCGCGGGCGCGTTTCTATATAACGGGCCGTCGCCGTTCTTGTGATAGGGCGGCGAGTATTCATCCCAATATTTGCGCAAACCCTCGTCGCGCGAATACTCCATCTGCCAAAAGGGGATGCGCGCGCTTTTGTTTATATAAAGCATGTGGCCGCCGTATTCGGCGATTTTGCTGTTGAGCATGTCGCGGGAACCCGAGGCGCGCCCGCCGTGCGGATCGTATTTGTCGCGCAGGGCCCTCATTTCGATCATGTGCTCCTCCGAGACGCCGTTGTTGCCGGACTCGTAGAAGAGGATGCTCGGATTGTTGCGGTTGTAGATGATGGCGTCGCGCATGACCTCGACGCGCTGCTCCCAGCGGCGGCCGGTCACGTCGCGCTCGGAATCTCCGGCGGGCATCGCCTGAATGAGGCCGACGCGGTCGCACGATTCGACGTCCTGTTTCCAAGGAGTGATGTGCATCCAGCGCACAAGATTGCCGCCGCTTTCAACCATGAGTCCGTTGCTGAAATCGCTGAGCCACGCGGGCACGCTCGCGCCGATGGCGGGCCATTCGTTTGAGGTGCGCTGCGCGTAACCGTGCATTTGGATGACGCGGTCGTTGAGCGTGATCATGCCGTTGGCGTATTCGGTTTTGCGGAAACCGGTGCGCGTGGTGACGGTGTCCACGGGTTTGCCGGCAACCGAGATCGTGGTGCGCACATCATAGAGCGCGCCGTGCCCCCAACTCCAAAAGTCGATGTTTTTGGCGCGCGCGCTTGTCTTCAAAACGGCGGTTTCACCGGGAGCGATATTGACGGGGGCCGCGGCGGAAACTTTCACGCCGAGCGCGGGGATTTCCATTGTATACAAGGCGGCCTGCGACTTGCCGGTTTCGTTGCGCACCTCGGATTCGGCGTGAATCGTGGCGACGCGGTTTTTAATATCAAAATCAACGGCGTATATATAAACGCCGGTCGTCTTGAGATTCGAATAAAGCGGGAGCGTTTGATAAAGTTTTTTGGTGATATGCAGGCGGACGTTTTTTGTGATTCCGCCGTAGTTGGCGTTGAAGTTTTTGTCGGCCCACTGGTAGCGCTGGTTGGTTTCCTTTTCGCGATAGTCCCAAGCGTTGTCAGTGCGCACGGCGATGATGTTTTCGCCGGCGCCGAGCTGCCCGGTGATATCGAAGCCAAATGCCA
This genomic interval carries:
- a CDS encoding DUF4982 domain-containing protein, with amino-acid sequence MNQPKLHVLLLAALASLVLAPAALAQRETHNLNLDWRLHVGDPVRADARDFDDSAWKLVTLPRAWNEDDAFSKDIKDHSTGVAWYRKHFTLTAAQLDNTKIFIEFEGVRQAAEVYVNGKHVGRSENGIMAFGFDITGQLGAGENIIAVRTDNAWDYREKETNQRYQWADKNFNANYGGITKNVRLHITKKLYQTLPLYSNLKTTGVYIYAVDFDIKNRVATIHAESEVRNETGKSQAALYTMEIPALGVKVSAAAPVNIAPGETAVLKTSARAKNIDFWSWGHGALYDVRTTISVAGKPVDTVTTRTGFRKTEYANGMITLNDRVIQMHGYAQRTSNEWPAIGASVPAWLSDFSNGLMVESGGNLVRWMHITPWKQDVESCDRVGLIQAMPAGDSERDVTGRRWEQRVEVMRDAIIYNRNNPSILFYESGNNGVSEEHMIEMRALRDKYDPHGGRASGSRDMLNSKIAEYGGHMLYINKSARIPFWQMEYSRDEGLRKYWDEYSPPYHKNGDGPLYRNAPAAVYNRNQDSHAIENIVRWYDYWRERPGTGRRVNSGGTNIIFSDSNTHHRGSENYRRSGEVDAMRIPKDGFHAHKVMWDAWVDIERPAAHIIGHWNYAPGTVKNIYVVSSADAVELFLNGKSLGRGAQSHRFLYTFENIAWQPGELRAAGYDTAGKKVTEAVIQTSGEPTALRLKNIGKANYHADGHDLALVEFEVVDADGRRCPTALDLVEFELDGPAEWRGGIGHGRADNYILSKTLPVECGVNRVLIRTTRQPGAITLRARSGSLRSAALTLHSVEYPSHNGLAALPPVPEIALPDRGPTPAGPSYKISRTPVEVVSVRAGSNAADAAKSYDDDETTAWTSANDLAGAWIEYTLERPAKLEEIILRLTGWRQRSYPVSITLDGVEIYRDATPKSLGYVTLEVKPAVAGKVVRIELQGSSEARDAFTMSEVAAKENASTGADKIGGKTLSIGEVEFYEILKN